From a single Coriobacteriaceae bacterium genomic region:
- a CDS encoding phage tail family protein gives MIFGGIDLTPYLLVTKVTRPVVPKVRLDETEVPGMDGTHVRATGLEPVEIAVDCNIVGGSLDEVAEARAVLASALSGGEKALVLDDAPERYMLARYRGGAEQGRNAHMPNLTLGFYCADPAAYGQRRSEQVSASQRAVAAGGNYRAYPTVTCRPPAGSSWTITNVSTGRFVRVEASFTGAQTVVLDMRAERCTVNGADWPVTVASDFFSLDGVQQIKTSGGTATLEWEERWL, from the coding sequence ATGATATTCGGAGGAATCGACCTCACGCCGTACCTGCTGGTGACCAAGGTCACGAGACCGGTTGTCCCCAAGGTGCGGCTCGATGAGACCGAGGTCCCCGGCATGGACGGCACGCACGTCCGCGCCACGGGCCTCGAGCCCGTCGAGATAGCGGTCGACTGCAACATCGTCGGCGGCTCCCTCGACGAGGTCGCCGAGGCAAGGGCCGTGCTCGCCTCGGCGCTGTCCGGCGGCGAGAAGGCCCTCGTGCTCGACGACGCTCCCGAGCGCTACATGCTCGCGCGCTACAGGGGAGGGGCGGAGCAGGGGCGCAACGCGCACATGCCGAATCTCACGCTCGGGTTCTACTGTGCAGACCCCGCCGCCTACGGGCAGCGGCGCTCCGAGCAGGTGTCGGCATCCCAGCGCGCCGTCGCCGCCGGGGGCAACTACAGGGCCTACCCTACGGTCACGTGTAGGCCCCCGGCAGGCTCGAGCTGGACAATCACCAACGTCTCGACCGGGCGGTTCGTCCGCGTCGAGGCGTCGTTCACGGGCGCACAGACCGTCGTGCTGGACATGCGCGCCGAGCGCTGCACCGTCAACGGCGCGGACTGGCCCGTGACCGTCGCGAGCGACTTCTTCTCGCTCGACGGCGTGCAGCAGATCAAGACGAGCGGCGGCACCGCGACGCTCGAATGGGAGGAGAGGTGGCTCTAG
- a CDS encoding phage tail protein, which yields MRIDVYTWQDAYVSTIGPEELLSLTHTDELNGEDSVDIVTTFALKQGYRLVWADRLGKVHEHVCQDPKGLHAGGDTVYTDTAINSICETYGDYIEDKRPYGYGFLQALNVCLGPTRWTAGTVDQTGTVDQTGTVDKSLTFYHTSAREALQSILKCGGELETEITVSGGRVTSRRVGIRSHRGAKGGHRRFTYTKDLASVSRTEHYGAITACYGYGKGIETDTGGYGRKLTFGDINNGKNYVEDATALKLYGRPDGRGGRAHVFGQYENPNCEDAATLLAETRAYLDSRKEPGVTYEADAVDLVQFGREWEGVAVGDDVQIVDTAFSPALRCEGRVTKLVTDELGGTVRVTLGNVTETIADMLLAQQQKVSSLSKRSSSWDVAASTPPSYLQQVVDAMNTQFNMSGSSYTFTSFEQGTIYASVPMDANGRSTTGKGSAMQLCSQGFRIASGCKADGSWDWRTFGTGAGFTADLITVGTLMGDLIKAGTIQDRSGKNYWNLDESEVHLGPGAKLGDKDIAVADAVIASVDVEYAQGTSRVTEPQGGWQTTAPQWVSGKYIWTRTKTTMQSGDIEYSEPVCISGIDGAKGDKGSTGTGVRGIVEQYYLSTSSTAQSGGSWS from the coding sequence GTGCGAATTGACGTATACACGTGGCAGGACGCCTACGTATCGACAATCGGCCCCGAGGAGCTGCTCTCCCTCACCCATACCGACGAGCTCAACGGCGAGGACAGCGTGGACATCGTCACGACCTTCGCGCTCAAGCAGGGCTACCGCCTCGTGTGGGCCGACCGCCTCGGCAAGGTCCACGAGCACGTCTGCCAAGACCCCAAGGGCCTCCACGCCGGAGGCGATACGGTCTACACGGACACGGCGATCAACTCAATCTGCGAGACGTACGGCGACTATATCGAGGACAAGCGCCCCTACGGCTACGGCTTCTTGCAGGCGCTGAATGTCTGCCTTGGGCCGACCCGCTGGACCGCCGGAACGGTCGACCAGACCGGCACCGTCGACCAGACCGGCACCGTCGACAAGAGCCTGACCTTCTACCACACCTCGGCGCGCGAGGCTCTCCAGTCAATCTTGAAATGCGGCGGTGAGCTTGAGACTGAAATCACCGTATCCGGCGGCAGGGTGACCTCTCGCAGGGTGGGCATCCGCTCGCATCGAGGCGCGAAGGGCGGTCACCGCCGGTTCACCTACACCAAGGACCTGGCATCCGTCTCCCGCACCGAGCATTACGGGGCGATAACGGCCTGCTACGGCTACGGCAAGGGAATCGAGACGGATACCGGTGGATACGGCCGCAAGCTGACCTTCGGCGACATCAACAACGGCAAGAACTACGTGGAGGACGCGACCGCGCTCAAGCTCTACGGTCGACCCGACGGCAGGGGCGGGCGCGCGCACGTGTTCGGGCAATATGAAAATCCAAATTGCGAGGACGCGGCGACGCTGCTCGCCGAGACCCGCGCGTACCTCGACTCCCGCAAAGAGCCGGGAGTGACTTACGAGGCCGACGCCGTCGACCTCGTGCAGTTCGGACGCGAGTGGGAGGGCGTCGCCGTGGGCGACGACGTCCAGATCGTCGATACGGCATTCAGCCCGGCGCTGCGCTGCGAGGGCCGCGTGACCAAGCTCGTCACCGATGAGCTCGGCGGCACCGTCCGCGTGACGCTCGGCAACGTGACCGAGACAATTGCGGACATGTTGCTGGCGCAGCAGCAGAAAGTGTCCAGCCTGTCCAAGCGCTCGTCCAGCTGGGACGTGGCGGCATCGACGCCGCCGTCGTACCTCCAGCAGGTCGTGGACGCGATGAACACACAGTTCAACATGTCCGGCAGCAGCTACACCTTCACCAGCTTCGAGCAGGGGACAATCTACGCATCCGTACCCATGGACGCAAACGGCCGCTCGACCACGGGCAAGGGCAGCGCCATGCAGCTGTGCTCGCAGGGCTTCCGCATCGCCTCCGGCTGCAAGGCCGACGGCTCGTGGGACTGGCGCACCTTCGGCACCGGCGCGGGCTTCACCGCCGACCTCATCACGGTCGGCACGCTCATGGGCGACCTGATCAAGGCCGGAACCATCCAAGACAGGAGCGGCAAGAACTACTGGAACCTCGACGAGAGCGAGGTCCATCTAGGCCCCGGCGCGAAGCTCGGCGACAAGGACATCGCCGTCGCCGATGCCGTGATAGCGTCGGTGGACGTCGAGTACGCCCAGGGAACGTCGCGCGTCACCGAGCCGCAGGGCGGATGGCAGACCACGGCGCCGCAATGGGTGTCGGGCAAGTACATCTGGACGCGCACCAAGACCACCATGCAGTCCGGCGACATCGAGTACAGCGAGCCCGTGTGCATCAGCGGCATCGACGGCGCCAAGGGCGACAAGGGCTCGACCGGTACCGGCGTGCGCGGCATCGTCGAGCAGTACTACCTCTCCACGAGCTCCACGGCGCAGTCCGGCGGCAGCTGGTCGTAG
- a CDS encoding BppU family phage baseplate upper protein has product MINHAISLDMRKRPGTVPQRVTVRRGETQTQRVTATLTTDGAAYTPTYQSARLCVLHSDGTWARCAATVGTVSVSATLAPEAVNGTGRCRLAYFEFYSANGASETTEDFALVILGNVDGTTGPAVSYDQELDELYRKWSTELSRLGQSAFDAASAASGAASRADAAASAALQIANAAAQGAAGESDIAELRRQNGKLATMLADATDKFIYMDGTVYCPAGKASVSGDTVTFGSTCSVSGSTVTLS; this is encoded by the coding sequence ATGATCAACCACGCCATATCACTCGACATGCGCAAGCGCCCGGGCACCGTCCCGCAGCGCGTCACCGTGCGTCGGGGCGAGACCCAGACCCAGCGGGTGACCGCGACACTCACCACGGACGGCGCCGCCTACACGCCGACCTACCAGTCAGCGCGCCTGTGCGTGCTCCATTCCGACGGCACGTGGGCTCGCTGTGCCGCCACCGTCGGCACGGTATCGGTGAGCGCCACGCTGGCGCCGGAGGCCGTCAACGGCACCGGCAGGTGCAGGCTGGCATACTTCGAGTTCTACAGCGCCAACGGGGCCTCCGAGACGACCGAGGACTTCGCGCTCGTCATCCTGGGAAATGTGGACGGGACAACAGGGCCTGCCGTCAGCTACGACCAGGAGCTCGACGAGCTCTATAGGAAGTGGAGCACTGAGCTATCTCGGCTCGGTCAATCCGCGTTCGATGCGGCATCCGCCGCTAGCGGTGCGGCGTCGAGGGCCGATGCGGCGGCAAGCGCGGCATTGCAGATCGCGAACGCGGCGGCGCAGGGCGCCGCCGGCGAGTCCGACATCGCCGAGCTGCGCCGCCAGAACGGCAAGCTCGCGACGATGCTCGCCGACGCGACAGACAAGTTCATCTACATGGACGGCACGGTCTACTGCCCTGCCGGCAAGGCGTCGGTATCCGGGGACACGGTGACGTTCGGCAGCACGTGCTCGGTATCGGGCAGCACGGTAACCCTTTCCTAA
- a CDS encoding DUF6273 domain-containing protein, with the protein MANAKTLVVGGQPLNVIDDTARSNAQTALNNAEYNRQGQIGKYGGQNIATILAGEIGSGSVYDALHKRIAAANFAGLRVGDYLDVPLVSASAVAAQQSVRFLLAHIDPYLYCGDNSKGHHIAFVASAPIAVAKTVTGVANDSFLMWNTTNTNQGTADQKCPYPNSNLKAWETAFEACLPEGLTKYLLTQRVLLEERYSASGALNDSNSWSWQDIGKVFSLSEMEVYGCPVWGTKGYSVGFDCQWDLFRDTAHRINGSRYNWWLRSVMGGSSSNVCCVNNNGNASYDSATNVWVRPRPGFLVG; encoded by the coding sequence ATGGCAAATGCAAAGACGCTGGTCGTAGGCGGCCAGCCGCTCAACGTCATCGACGATACCGCGCGCAGCAACGCGCAGACGGCGCTCAACAACGCCGAGTACAACCGCCAGGGCCAAATCGGCAAGTACGGCGGGCAGAACATCGCCACCATCCTGGCGGGAGAGATCGGCAGCGGCAGCGTGTACGACGCGCTGCATAAGCGCATCGCCGCCGCGAACTTCGCAGGCCTGCGCGTGGGCGACTACCTGGACGTGCCCCTCGTGAGCGCATCCGCCGTCGCCGCCCAGCAGTCCGTGCGCTTCCTGCTGGCGCACATCGACCCGTACCTTTACTGCGGCGACAACAGCAAAGGCCACCACATCGCCTTCGTGGCCTCCGCGCCCATCGCCGTGGCCAAGACCGTGACCGGCGTTGCCAACGACAGCTTCCTGATGTGGAACACGACCAACACGAACCAGGGCACCGCCGACCAGAAATGCCCCTACCCCAACAGCAACCTCAAGGCGTGGGAGACGGCCTTCGAGGCGTGCCTGCCCGAGGGGCTGACCAAGTACCTGCTGACCCAGCGCGTCCTGCTTGAGGAGCGTTACAGCGCCAGCGGCGCGCTCAACGACTCCAACTCGTGGAGCTGGCAGGATATCGGCAAGGTGTTCTCGCTGTCCGAGATGGAGGTGTACGGCTGCCCCGTGTGGGGGACGAAGGGCTACAGCGTGGGCTTCGACTGCCAGTGGGACCTGTTCCGCGACACCGCGCACCGAATCAACGGAAGTCGGTACAATTGGTGGTTGCGTTCCGTCATGGGTGGCTCCTCGTCCAACGTGTGCTGCGTCAACAACAACGGCAATGCCAGCTACGATTCGGCGACGAACGTCTGGGTTCGCCCCCGCCCCGGCTTCCTCGTCGGCTAG
- a CDS encoding RNA-directed DNA polymerase: MNSEQRRAARRKRREEKRAKAKAERVKACTLETVADLNSLCKASKQAARGVMWKSSTQRYMRSYLRNAVLSRRDLLEGRDICRGFIRFDLWERGKLRHISAVHFPERVVQKSLSQNALVPAIVPTLIAANSANIKGRGTDYALKLLKRHLADHWRRHGREGYILLGDFSDYFARIAHQPVKDQVASALLDPRVVALEHRLIDAQGDVGLGLGSEPNQICAVAHPNRIDHYVTEMLRPEAYGRYMDDFYLIHESKEYLQVCLLLIGRKCAELGIELNPRKTRMVKLSRGFTWLKKRIFYTETGCIVVKPCRDSITRERRKLKKMARMVADGVMTPEQVEQSYQSWRGGMKRLDAHRSVRAMDALYRSLFGDLAQGGGAQCRPTRGTIQAEASPRNSGEPATQSSGLSEAAAK; the protein is encoded by the coding sequence ATGAACTCAGAGCAAAGAAGGGCCGCACGCCGCAAGCGCCGCGAGGAGAAGCGGGCCAAGGCAAAGGCCGAGCGCGTCAAGGCGTGCACGCTTGAGACCGTGGCCGACCTTAACAGCCTGTGCAAGGCTTCAAAGCAGGCCGCGCGGGGCGTCATGTGGAAGTCGTCCACGCAGAGGTACATGAGAAGCTACCTGCGCAACGCCGTCCTGTCCCGCCGCGACCTTTTGGAGGGCCGCGACATATGCCGGGGCTTCATACGGTTCGACCTATGGGAGCGCGGCAAGCTGAGGCATATCAGCGCCGTGCACTTCCCCGAGCGCGTGGTGCAGAAGTCGCTGTCGCAGAACGCGCTCGTGCCCGCGATCGTGCCCACCCTCATAGCCGCGAACTCCGCGAACATAAAGGGGCGCGGCACCGACTACGCCCTGAAGCTGCTCAAGCGCCACCTGGCCGACCACTGGAGGCGGCACGGCCGCGAGGGCTACATCCTCCTGGGCGACTTCTCCGACTACTTCGCGCGCATAGCGCACCAACCCGTCAAAGACCAGGTGGCCTCCGCGCTGCTAGATCCGCGCGTGGTCGCCTTGGAGCACCGCCTGATAGACGCGCAGGGCGATGTGGGCCTGGGGCTGGGCAGCGAGCCGAACCAGATATGCGCGGTGGCACACCCCAACCGCATCGACCACTACGTGACCGAGATGCTGCGCCCCGAGGCGTACGGGCGGTACATGGACGACTTCTACCTCATACACGAGAGCAAGGAGTACCTGCAGGTGTGCCTGCTGCTGATAGGGCGCAAGTGCGCCGAGCTGGGCATAGAGCTGAACCCGCGCAAGACCCGCATGGTGAAGCTGTCGCGCGGCTTCACGTGGCTGAAGAAGCGCATCTTCTACACGGAGACGGGCTGCATAGTCGTGAAGCCGTGCCGAGACTCCATAACGCGGGAGCGCCGCAAGCTCAAGAAGATGGCCCGCATGGTCGCCGATGGCGTCATGACCCCCGAGCAGGTGGAGCAGAGCTACCAGAGCTGGCGCGGCGGCATGAAACGGCTGGACGCGCACCGCAGCGTGCGGGCCATGGACGCGCTGTACCGCAGCCTGTTCGGAGATCTCGCGCAGGGGGGGGGTGCTCAATGCAGGCCAACCAGAGGGACGATTCAAGCGGAAGCAAGCCCTCGCAATAGCGGAGAACCGGCAACTCAAAGCAGCGGCCTAAGCGAAGCGGCTGCGAAATAA
- a CDS encoding XkdX family protein yields the protein MPTKKTEGHSKHFALVKKYYDRPLWSKARVHKAVECKWITADEYKEITGEEYTAE from the coding sequence ATGCCGACGAAGAAGACCGAGGGGCACTCCAAGCACTTCGCGCTCGTCAAGAAGTACTACGACCGACCTCTTTGGAGCAAGGCGCGAGTACACAAGGCCGTCGAGTGCAAGTGGATCACCGCCGACGAGTACAAGGAGATCACCGGCGAGGAGTACACGGCCGAATAG
- a CDS encoding N-acetylmuramoyl-L-alanine amidase: MADFANVQPDEYKLLGRNFSAGRPFGIKGVTIHHMAGDLNAGQCNGIWGANGCSAHYSVDRNGYIVQHVNDTDRAYACGDGIGTGRGNDTTISIEHANSGSNPWTVHEKAIESGAHLVAALCLYYGLGRPEWCKNVFPHRYWSATACPGELAGSQRDHYMQRAQAWYDAMKGGKAPAPSAAAKPAAAKPAQAASGGFTKASGKRIPVHYSLHLKGGGWLDEVTDFGAGDNGFAGYPCRQHDLLCARVDRGTLKYQVHTIEDGWLDYVSKGDRNDTVNGCAGIAGHTIDGVRMYYVTPGGEEYKQAWYRSQTTVRPGWLDTVCDDGSTYGGDDYAGFYGEPLDRLQVCVTDGNPY, translated from the coding sequence ATGGCAGACTTCGCAAACGTCCAACCGGACGAGTACAAGCTTCTGGGGCGCAACTTCTCCGCAGGCCGCCCGTTCGGCATCAAGGGCGTGACCATCCACCACATGGCCGGCGACCTCAACGCCGGCCAGTGCAACGGCATCTGGGGCGCCAACGGCTGCTCGGCGCACTACTCGGTCGACCGCAACGGCTACATCGTGCAGCACGTCAACGACACCGACCGCGCCTACGCCTGCGGCGACGGAATCGGCACCGGACGCGGCAACGACACGACCATCTCCATCGAGCACGCGAACAGCGGCAGCAACCCGTGGACGGTCCACGAGAAGGCCATCGAGAGCGGCGCGCACCTCGTGGCGGCCCTGTGCCTGTACTACGGCCTTGGTCGCCCCGAGTGGTGCAAGAACGTGTTCCCGCACCGCTACTGGAGCGCCACGGCTTGCCCCGGCGAGCTTGCGGGCTCCCAGCGCGACCATTACATGCAGCGCGCCCAGGCGTGGTACGACGCGATGAAGGGCGGCAAGGCGCCAGCCCCCTCCGCCGCCGCTAAGCCTGCCGCGGCAAAGCCCGCTCAGGCGGCATCTGGCGGCTTCACAAAGGCATCTGGCAAGCGCATCCCCGTCCACTACTCCCTCCACCTCAAGGGCGGCGGCTGGCTGGACGAGGTGACCGACTTCGGCGCCGGGGACAACGGCTTCGCGGGATACCCGTGCCGACAGCACGACCTCCTTTGCGCCCGAGTTGATCGCGGTACGCTCAAGTATCAGGTTCACACAATCGAGGACGGCTGGCTCGATTACGTTTCCAAGGGCGACCGCAACGATACCGTCAACGGCTGCGCCGGAATCGCCGGCCACACCATCGACGGCGTGCGCATGTACTACGTGACCCCGGGCGGCGAGGAGTACAAGCAGGCGTGGTATCGCTCACAGACCACCGTGCGCCCCGGATGGCTCGATACCGTGTGCGACGACGGCTCCACGTACGGCGGCGACGACTACGCCGGTTTCTACGGCGAGCCGCTCGACCGGCTCCAGGTCTGTGTCACCGACGGCAACCCGTACTAG
- a CDS encoding HAD-IC family P-type ATPase has translation MAATDIERGLSTAEVEERIAAGKINRNMELKTKSVKELIIENLCTLFNLINVILAFLVILTGSFKNLTFLFVVFLNTAIGVIQSMRSKKMVDKLTLLTSKKAIAVRDGAEVELDLDQIVLDDIIRLGRGDQIPADAVVVSGEALVNESLLTGESDLIKKQPGSELMSGSFIDSGLLRARVIHVGADNYVAKINNEAKYVKKVNSEIMNALNAIVRFASIIMIPLGLALFASSVSGLWDAAGTPGDSALSWCFSELLAGHVPSSALLSTVGALLGMIPQGLVLLTSSVLAIATVRLARRKVLAQQLYCIETLARVDVLCLDKTGTITSGRMEVEGTYPLPVEGVGFGVDSEEAAVPVDTTVLDFALVNVARATSADANETCQALLNYYADRPVEVSEPLSVIPFSSSKKWSGASFAQGSYVMGAAQFVLSDRVFSQVENRVAELADTCRVLVVARVDGFTPDGDMVGEAEPVGFVTIRDEIRTSAAETIGYFNEQGVTLNVISGDDPRTVSSIARVVGVPGADAYVDATTLDTPAKLDAAVDRYHVFGRVTPQQKRELVQALKRREHTVAMTGDGVNDVLALKEADCSVAMAAGSDAARNVAEIVLVDNDFASMPAVVAEGRRSINNLQRSASLFLTKTLFSMGLAALCIALPPYPFEPIQMTLINFFCIGAPGFVLGLEPNNARVKGAFLSNVLKRALPASIAVILAAALDIFVARVFGFSQLALSTMCLLTSCAASVSLIWRISQPLTPLRVVLFVFVVAGILVGVIGFPELLSIANLSMGQMVILAVIVVFTCSVFFKLATMMDSLKPRRRHAATGFGRGVRVRLGRGGGKVSSTGSTAERFAKRVAADMAQRREDRTAREAEARALEGVAQAQPKKKKSTGAKRSRVTKSAQGIKVSMPSKKKK, from the coding sequence ATGGCAGCAACGGATATCGAGCGCGGACTCTCAACCGCCGAGGTCGAGGAGCGTATCGCCGCCGGTAAAATCAACCGCAACATGGAACTCAAGACCAAGTCGGTCAAAGAGCTCATCATCGAGAACCTCTGCACGCTGTTCAATTTGATCAACGTGATCTTGGCTTTCCTGGTCATTTTGACCGGTTCGTTTAAGAATCTGACGTTCCTGTTCGTGGTGTTCTTGAACACCGCTATTGGCGTCATTCAGTCCATGCGTTCCAAGAAGATGGTCGATAAGCTCACGCTGCTGACCTCCAAGAAGGCCATCGCGGTGCGCGATGGCGCCGAGGTGGAGCTCGACCTGGACCAGATCGTGCTCGACGACATCATCCGCCTGGGGCGCGGCGACCAGATTCCCGCTGACGCCGTGGTGGTTTCGGGCGAGGCGCTCGTGAACGAGAGCCTGCTGACGGGCGAGAGCGACCTTATTAAGAAACAGCCCGGTTCCGAGCTCATGAGCGGCAGCTTTATCGACTCGGGCCTGCTGCGCGCCCGCGTGATCCATGTCGGCGCCGACAACTACGTGGCCAAAATTAATAACGAGGCCAAGTACGTCAAAAAGGTCAATTCCGAGATCATGAACGCGCTTAACGCCATCGTGCGCTTTGCGAGCATCATCATGATTCCGCTTGGCCTGGCTCTGTTCGCCTCGAGTGTAAGTGGGCTGTGGGATGCCGCGGGAACCCCGGGCGATAGCGCGCTTTCGTGGTGCTTCTCCGAGCTGTTGGCTGGTCATGTGCCTTCGTCGGCGCTGCTGTCCACGGTGGGCGCCCTGCTGGGCATGATCCCGCAGGGCCTGGTGCTGCTGACCTCGTCGGTGCTCGCCATCGCCACGGTGCGCCTGGCCCGCCGCAAGGTGCTGGCGCAGCAGCTCTACTGCATCGAGACGCTCGCGCGCGTCGACGTGCTGTGCCTGGACAAGACGGGCACCATCACGTCGGGTCGTATGGAGGTCGAGGGCACCTACCCGCTGCCTGTTGAGGGTGTTGGCTTTGGCGTGGACTCGGAGGAGGCGGCTGTTCCCGTCGATACCACAGTGCTCGATTTTGCGCTGGTTAACGTCGCGCGTGCGACTTCGGCCGATGCCAACGAGACCTGCCAGGCGCTGCTCAACTATTACGCCGATCGCCCGGTCGAGGTGTCTGAGCCGCTGTCGGTCATTCCGTTCTCGTCGTCTAAAAAATGGAGTGGCGCTTCTTTTGCGCAGGGCTCCTATGTGATGGGTGCCGCGCAGTTTGTGCTCTCTGATCGTGTGTTTTCGCAGGTCGAGAACCGTGTCGCCGAGCTTGCCGATACCTGCCGCGTGCTCGTGGTGGCGCGCGTGGACGGCTTTACGCCCGATGGGGATATGGTGGGCGAGGCCGAGCCCGTGGGCTTTGTGACCATCCGCGACGAGATTCGTACCTCGGCGGCCGAGACCATCGGCTACTTTAACGAGCAGGGCGTGACCCTCAACGTGATCAGTGGCGACGACCCGCGTACGGTGTCGTCGATCGCGCGCGTGGTGGGCGTGCCGGGGGCGGACGCTTATGTGGACGCCACGACGCTCGATACACCGGCCAAGCTTGATGCCGCAGTGGACCGCTACCATGTCTTTGGTCGTGTGACCCCGCAGCAGAAGCGCGAGCTCGTGCAGGCGCTCAAGCGCCGCGAGCACACCGTGGCCATGACGGGCGACGGCGTCAACGACGTGCTGGCGCTCAAGGAGGCCGACTGCTCCGTGGCCATGGCGGCCGGCTCCGATGCCGCGCGTAACGTGGCCGAGATCGTACTCGTCGACAACGACTTTGCCTCGATGCCCGCCGTGGTGGCCGAGGGCCGTCGCTCCATCAACAACCTGCAGCGTTCGGCCTCACTGTTCCTGACCAAGACGCTGTTCTCGATGGGCCTGGCGGCGCTGTGTATCGCGCTGCCGCCGTACCCCTTCGAGCCCATCCAGATGACGCTCATTAACTTCTTCTGCATCGGCGCGCCGGGCTTTGTGTTGGGCCTGGAGCCCAACAATGCTCGTGTGAAGGGTGCGTTTTTGAGCAACGTACTCAAGCGTGCACTGCCGGCGTCGATTGCGGTCATTTTGGCTGCGGCGCTCGATATCTTTGTGGCGCGCGTGTTTGGCTTTAGCCAGCTCGCGCTGTCTACGATGTGCCTGCTTACGTCGTGCGCGGCGAGCGTCAGCCTAATCTGGCGCATCTCGCAGCCTCTCACGCCCTTACGTGTGGTGCTCTTTGTGTTTGTAGTCGCCGGCATCCTGGTGGGCGTTATCGGATTCCCGGAGCTGCTGTCTATTGCCAACCTGTCGATGGGCCAGATGGTTATCTTGGCTGTTATCGTGGTCTTTACCTGCTCGGTGTTCTTTAAGCTCGCCACGATGATGGATTCGCTCAAGCCGCGTCGTCGTCATGCCGCAACTGGTTTTGGCCGCGGTGTGCGCGTCCGCCTGGGTCGCGGTGGCGGCAAGGTGAGCTCGACGGGCTCGACGGCCGAACGTTTTGCCAAGCGCGTCGCCGCCGACATGGCGCAGCGCCGCGAAGATCGCACCGCTCGCGAGGCCGAGGCCCGCGCACTCGAGGGCGTGGCCCAGGCCCAGCCCAAGAAAAAGAAGAGTACCGGAGCTAAGCGCTCTCGTGTGACCAAGTCCGCCCAAGGCATCAAAGTCTCGATGCCAAGCAAAAAGAAGAAGTAG
- a CDS encoding zinc ribbon domain-containing protein, whose translation MICPHCLKTIEDGASFCPYCNAYVGPGDGPEHTEFVFCEGCGARLSPHDRTCPKCGRPAPGILSEDAAASDLAAGRTAGFPRLTQEQIDTEVPHAPASAAAVLSDAADPNETCVLPAFDKDFGIPKVDIPTPVSLHDDAQKPKRKVHPDEDAYHKHKRHIPKPLIVIAVLAVVCGGAYWFVTADPMGVMPAFYDQFGQAAQTTFPTRQKGEATEDDTKQDDSAEVVQEETVLTDDQLYTRLDGLYQTIVSYGDEDQIGEVIDSFNNGYLRTPLSTRQELSQSAYALRDQIKKTQDELNNLKYQDDTVYADDIAHLKQLAEWMYERVDVICQSWDISLAIPDGESMSSHQSEILAPIAQGGNSALNQYDANVGSWKPQQRSQN comes from the coding sequence GTGATCTGCCCGCATTGCCTTAAGACTATCGAGGACGGCGCCTCGTTCTGCCCCTACTGCAACGCCTATGTGGGTCCGGGCGATGGTCCCGAGCACACCGAGTTCGTGTTCTGTGAGGGCTGCGGTGCCCGTCTTTCTCCGCATGATCGCACGTGCCCAAAATGCGGACGCCCTGCTCCGGGTATCCTCTCCGAGGACGCGGCCGCATCCGACCTGGCAGCGGGCCGCACGGCGGGCTTTCCGCGCCTAACGCAAGAGCAGATCGATACCGAGGTGCCTCATGCGCCCGCCTCGGCTGCCGCGGTTCTTTCGGACGCCGCCGATCCTAACGAGACCTGCGTGCTGCCGGCTTTCGATAAGGATTTCGGTATCCCCAAGGTCGATATTCCCACGCCCGTTTCCCTGCATGACGATGCTCAAAAACCCAAGCGCAAGGTGCATCCCGACGAGGACGCCTATCACAAGCACAAGCGTCATATCCCCAAGCCGCTCATCGTCATCGCGGTCCTTGCCGTCGTTTGCGGCGGTGCCTATTGGTTCGTGACGGCCGATCCCATGGGTGTCATGCCTGCCTTCTACGACCAGTTTGGCCAGGCTGCGCAGACGACCTTCCCCACGCGCCAAAAGGGCGAGGCGACTGAGGACGATACCAAGCAGGACGATTCTGCCGAGGTGGTCCAGGAAGAAACCGTGCTCACCGATGATCAGCTCTATACCAGACTCGACGGTCTGTATCAGACCATCGTGTCCTACGGTGATGAGGACCAGATCGGCGAGGTCATCGATTCCTTTAACAACGGCTATCTCCGAACGCCGCTGTCCACCCGCCAGGAGCTGTCGCAGAGTGCCTACGCCCTGCGCGACCAGATCAAAAAGACGCAAGATGAGCTTAACAACCTTAAGTATCAGGACGATACGGTCTATGCGGACGACATCGCCCACTTAAAGCAGCTTGCCGAGTGGATGTACGAGCGTGTCGACGTGATCTGCCAGAGCTGGGATATCTCGCTGGCCATTCCCGATGGCGAGTCGATGAGTTCCCACCAAAGCGAGATCCTGGCGCCCATCGCACAGGGCGGCAACAGCGCGCTGAACCAGTACGACGCCAATGTGGGCTCCTGGAAGCCGCAGCAGCGTTCCCAAAATTAG